GTACCGCTACGTGGATGCGAAGCTGAATCAAAACGACGAATCACCCAGACGAATTAGCCTGACGGACAATTGACCAAGACGATTATTGCGAGAACTTCGAGCTTTAGATCCAATCTAGACTAGAagggaagagaggaagacCTCTTGCACCAGGTGTCGCTTCGAGGCCGTTTTACCCTGTCCTGAATCTGCGGGGAAAGCAACCACACTCTTGCGGCTCCTCAAATCAGGGCGTAACAGGGTTCCGATCACTGACGTCTGTCTTTGTTTTCACTTGCTTCTGTTTCTGAAACGAAACGATCTGAGACGATCCGCCCCTCGCATTTCCCTGCTTCACCATGTCTCTCAATCCGTACATCAACAGTAAGTCTACTCGCATCATATTTAGAACTTGTCTCTTGTGACTGACACTGACTGCTGTCGTACAGAAAAGGTTCTCATCCTGACCGTCGACGGCCGCACGCTCGTGGGAACGCTCCTATCGACCGACCAGCTAACGAACCTCGTGTTGTTGAATACCATTGAACGCATTATCCGCACGCCAGACGACCCCGAGCCGAGCTCGCAGATCGAACATGGACTGTACTTGATCCGGGGAGATAACGTGGTGGTGTGCGGAGAGGTCGATGAGGGGGTTGATAACGATATCGACTGGACGAAGGT
This Aspergillus chevalieri M1 DNA, chromosome 3, nearly complete sequence DNA region includes the following protein-coding sequences:
- a CDS encoding U6 snRNA-associated Sm-like protein LSm8 (COG:A;~EggNog:ENOG410PR0R;~InterPro:IPR034103,IPR010920,IPR001163;~PFAM:PF01423;~go_component: GO:0005688 - U6 snRNP [Evidence IEA];~go_component: GO:0046540 - U4/U6 x U5 tri-snRNP complex [Evidence IEA];~go_process: GO:0000398 - mRNA splicing, via spliceosome [Evidence IEA]): MSLNPYINKKVLILTVDGRTLVGTLLSTDQLTNLVLLNTIERIIRTPDDPEPSSQIEHGLYLIRGDNVVVCGEVDEGVDNDIDWTKVRGEVVRGTKNA